The proteins below come from a single Candidatus Bathyarchaeota archaeon genomic window:
- a CDS encoding ATP-grasp domain-containing protein, giving the protein MKVLLYEHVCGGGYAGQPLPMGVLAEGYGMLRSVAEDLKAAGHEVTVMLDSRISKLNPPLAADCTIPTGYAGEYRSILKVAAQINDAVLVVAPETNQTLQSMVQAAEETKKVVLNSSSKAIAEVANKALLYAALKRSLIPTPKTLILNVNDPHAAERAVNGELGYPAVFKPIDGTGCSGISLLQNPSDIAGALYKVKSESSSHLFIAQQYIKGESASVSLIADGKKAVALTLNRQQINLSNATCDSCYGGGAVPFEHPRRADAFALAARSVEAFGGLRGYIGVDVILGEGTVFVVDVNARLTTSYVGLRRVANLNVAEAIIQSVTAGKLPVNPETSGFACFQKTSTRRSSKNAYQKSLSISGVVAPPFSIDDNGAATALVMGYGASLAEAQLQLSEANKSLLGIL; this is encoded by the coding sequence TTGAAGGTTCTGTTGTATGAGCATGTATGCGGCGGCGGATATGCAGGTCAGCCTTTGCCCATGGGCGTATTAGCTGAGGGATACGGGATGCTGCGGAGCGTCGCGGAGGATTTGAAGGCAGCAGGCCATGAAGTTACGGTGATGCTTGACAGCCGCATTTCCAAACTTAACCCCCCGCTTGCAGCCGACTGCACCATCCCAACGGGTTATGCAGGTGAATACAGAAGTATCCTTAAAGTTGCTGCACAGATAAACGACGCCGTTTTAGTTGTAGCGCCCGAAACCAACCAGACCCTCCAAAGCATGGTACAAGCGGCTGAGGAAACCAAAAAAGTGGTGCTAAACAGCAGCTCCAAAGCCATTGCGGAAGTGGCAAATAAAGCCCTACTCTATGCTGCCCTGAAAAGAAGCCTCATCCCAACCCCTAAAACCCTGATTCTGAACGTCAACGACCCCCACGCAGCTGAGCGTGCCGTTAACGGGGAACTCGGTTACCCCGCTGTCTTCAAACCCATCGACGGAACAGGATGCAGCGGAATATCCCTGCTTCAAAACCCATCCGACATCGCCGGTGCCCTATACAAGGTCAAGTCAGAGTCATCAAGCCATCTCTTCATCGCCCAGCAATACATCAAGGGCGAATCCGCGAGTGTCAGCTTGATTGCGGATGGCAAAAAAGCGGTGGCTCTTACTCTTAACCGGCAGCAGATTAACCTTTCAAACGCAACTTGCGATTCATGCTATGGGGGAGGCGCGGTTCCCTTTGAGCATCCGCGTAGGGCAGATGCGTTTGCATTGGCAGCACGGTCTGTTGAAGCGTTTGGGGGCCTTCGGGGGTATATAGGAGTTGATGTTATTTTGGGTGAGGGGACGGTATTTGTGGTGGATGTAAATGCGCGGTTAACAACCTCCTATGTGGGGCTGCGCCGCGTCGCGAACCTAAACGTTGCAGAAGCTATCATTCAATCTGTGACTGCAGGCAAACTTCCTGTGAACCCAGAAACCAGCGGCTTTGCCTGCTTCCAAAAAACCTCAACGCGCCGGTCCAGCAAGAACGCTTACCAGAAAAGCCTTTCAATTAGCGGTGTTGTTGCGCCCCCATTCTCCATAGATGACAATGGAGCCGCCACTGCCTTAGTTATGGGGTATGGGGCAAGTTTGGCGGAGGCCCAGTTGCAGTTGAGTGAAGCTAATAAGAGCCTGCTGGGCATATTGTGA
- a CDS encoding restriction endonuclease: MSVERNLLISLLKCTQNQAALIEDVNKHSHLPTALCRELLQTLQNQNIIYLKDGSVEIDSENRLKIALKAITQGADIQAISNLLCWQEFEEITAQALKANGYTVTKNVRFKHGGRRWEIDVVGCRKPLVVCVDCKRWQHAISPSALKRMVESQTQRTVALADCLPNPALNLECGLWEKARFVPAVLSLTQNAYKYVYDVPVVPVLSLQDFICQLPIHICDVKFYGKTFPKLSHDV, translated from the coding sequence GTGAGTGTTGAGCGCAACCTGCTAATTTCGCTGCTAAAATGCACCCAAAACCAGGCAGCTTTAATCGAAGATGTCAACAAACACTCGCACCTGCCCACGGCACTATGCCGAGAATTGCTGCAGACACTGCAAAATCAAAACATCATTTACCTCAAAGACGGCTCCGTCGAAATCGACAGCGAAAACCGCCTCAAAATCGCCCTCAAAGCCATCACACAAGGCGCCGACATCCAAGCCATCAGCAACCTGCTCTGCTGGCAAGAATTCGAGGAAATCACCGCCCAAGCCCTCAAAGCCAACGGATACACAGTAACCAAAAACGTCCGCTTCAAACACGGAGGCAGACGCTGGGAAATCGATGTGGTCGGATGCAGAAAACCGCTGGTCGTCTGCGTCGACTGCAAACGATGGCAACATGCCATTTCCCCTTCAGCGCTCAAGCGGATGGTCGAATCGCAGACGCAGCGCACCGTGGCACTGGCGGATTGTTTGCCTAACCCAGCCTTAAACTTGGAATGTGGCCTCTGGGAAAAAGCACGCTTTGTCCCCGCTGTGCTCTCGCTGACACAGAACGCCTACAAATACGTCTATGATGTGCCCGTGGTGCCGGTTCTGTCCCTGCAGGACTTCATCTGTCAGTTGCCCATCCACATCTGCGACGTAAAATTTTACGGCAAAACCTTCCCCAAACTAAGCCATGATGTTTAG
- a CDS encoding polysaccharide pyruvyl transferase family protein — MAKYKVGISGSYGGLNLGDEAILQSIIEQLRKTVDVDVTVFTRNAQDTKARHNVEHVVEVRNLTKVEITPEIERLDLFILGGGGIFFDKEAEIFLRELEIAYQTSVTSMVYAVGAGPLNSEISRKRVKEALSHADVITVREREAKKIFEEIGVDNQIIVTADPAFLLTPRPLPNNAVDLEVPHGSRKLVGISVREPGPAAPDIDPNFYHGLLANAADFVISRLDADVIFVPMERQVFDVQHSHAVISKMLQPQHAWVLKGEYSAGQLLTLTEQFAFTIGMRLHFLIFSALQGVPFVALPYATKVSGLLDSLGVPMPPLNRVDSGLVNAYIDKAWDERSKTKEKIIQLLPKLKALAEENNRLAIDLLRGVRSEAAITETYGG; from the coding sequence TTGGCAAAGTATAAAGTTGGCATATCTGGTTCCTATGGCGGCTTAAACCTGGGCGATGAAGCCATTCTGCAGAGCATCATCGAGCAGCTACGCAAAACCGTTGATGTCGATGTGACCGTTTTTACTCGTAATGCCCAAGATACCAAGGCAAGGCATAACGTTGAGCATGTGGTTGAGGTCCGTAACTTAACCAAAGTTGAAATTACCCCTGAAATTGAAAGGTTAGATCTTTTTATTTTGGGCGGCGGAGGCATATTCTTTGATAAAGAAGCCGAAATTTTCTTGCGTGAACTAGAAATCGCCTACCAGACCAGCGTAACATCGATGGTTTATGCAGTGGGCGCGGGGCCCCTTAACAGCGAAATCAGTCGTAAACGCGTTAAGGAAGCTCTCAGCCACGCCGACGTTATAACGGTTCGGGAACGTGAAGCCAAAAAGATCTTCGAGGAAATCGGGGTTGACAACCAAATCATAGTGACCGCTGACCCTGCTTTTCTGTTAACGCCAAGGCCGCTGCCTAACAATGCCGTGGATCTAGAGGTACCGCATGGCTCTCGCAAGTTAGTGGGGATTTCGGTTCGTGAACCGGGCCCGGCGGCGCCTGACATTGACCCTAATTTTTATCATGGATTGCTGGCGAACGCTGCTGACTTTGTTATCAGTCGCTTAGATGCTGACGTTATTTTTGTCCCTATGGAGCGGCAAGTGTTTGATGTGCAGCATTCTCATGCCGTGATCTCCAAGATGCTTCAGCCTCAACATGCCTGGGTGCTAAAGGGCGAGTATTCAGCGGGGCAGCTGCTTACCTTAACCGAGCAGTTCGCCTTCACCATCGGCATGAGGCTACATTTTCTTATTTTTTCTGCATTGCAGGGTGTGCCGTTTGTGGCTTTGCCCTACGCAACAAAAGTCAGCGGCCTTTTAGATTCGCTGGGGGTGCCTATGCCGCCGCTAAACCGCGTTGACTCAGGGTTAGTTAACGCCTACATCGATAAAGCCTGGGATGAACGCAGCAAAACCAAGGAGAAAATCATCCAGTTGCTGCCTAAACTAAAGGCGCTGGCAGAGGAGAACAACCGTTTAGCCATCGATTTACTTCGAGGCGTGCGTTCTGAGGCAGCCATAACGGAGACCTACGGAGGCTAA
- a CDS encoding H4MPT-linked C1 transfer pathway protein yields the protein MKLIRACWAYCDEANVLVAVLGYDIGGANTKAAVVHVDDDKVQTVTVEAEYFPVWKQSKELSSVLLALKERLKIASPDAVGVTMTAELSDAYQTKREGVHHILSCVKEAFPTSPIEVLSTNAELLSIEAALESPLDVASANWAATGWLVAQQKSNAVVVDVGSTSTSIIPIVNGKLAAQGKTDVNKLVCGELVYTGSLRTNVAAIVQSIPLESGVAGVSSELFALSGDVHVVLGNIAEADYTSETADGRGKTVPEAMARLARVVCADIDMLSEDEIHDIAVYIYREQIRQIADDLKRSIERVKTLTQEPVAVVVTGLGKEFLARRAAEELEVDEILDLDALVPRQAVYASPAVAVALMAANKTVGANLAWTSRF from the coding sequence GTGAAGCTAATAAGAGCCTGCTGGGCATATTGTGATGAGGCGAACGTCTTGGTTGCCGTGTTAGGCTACGATATAGGTGGCGCAAACACCAAAGCCGCAGTGGTGCATGTAGATGACGACAAAGTGCAAACTGTGACGGTGGAGGCAGAGTATTTTCCTGTTTGGAAGCAATCTAAAGAATTATCGTCGGTGCTTCTTGCCTTAAAAGAGCGGCTGAAAATCGCCAGCCCCGACGCTGTTGGCGTAACTATGACTGCTGAGCTCTCCGATGCTTATCAGACCAAACGGGAAGGCGTCCACCATATCCTTAGCTGCGTTAAAGAAGCCTTTCCCACAAGCCCCATCGAAGTCTTAAGCACAAACGCGGAGCTGCTCTCGATTGAAGCGGCTTTGGAGTCACCTCTAGATGTTGCGTCGGCGAATTGGGCTGCTACAGGCTGGCTGGTGGCACAGCAAAAGAGCAACGCTGTGGTCGTTGACGTCGGCAGCACCAGCACAAGCATAATCCCGATAGTTAACGGCAAATTGGCAGCGCAGGGCAAAACAGACGTTAATAAGCTGGTCTGCGGCGAACTCGTCTACACCGGTAGCCTGCGCACCAATGTCGCCGCTATCGTGCAGTCGATTCCTCTTGAAAGCGGCGTGGCAGGGGTTTCCTCGGAGCTTTTTGCGCTCTCCGGCGATGTCCATGTGGTCTTAGGCAACATAGCAGAGGCAGATTACACTTCGGAGACGGCGGATGGACGGGGAAAAACGGTTCCTGAAGCCATGGCGCGGCTTGCCCGGGTTGTCTGCGCAGACATCGACATGCTCTCAGAAGATGAAATCCACGACATAGCCGTCTACATTTACCGTGAGCAAATCCGCCAAATTGCAGATGACCTTAAAAGATCCATTGAACGCGTTAAAACGTTAACGCAGGAGCCGGTTGCGGTGGTGGTTACGGGGCTTGGAAAGGAGTTTTTAGCTCGCCGAGCCGCCGAGGAATTGGAGGTCGATGAAATCCTCGATTTAGACGCGCTTGTACCCAGGCAGGCTGTGTATGCGTCTCCCGCCGTTGCTGTGGCTTTGATGGCTGCGAACAAAACTGTTGGGGCTAACTTGGCATGGACATCGCGGTTTTGA
- a CDS encoding FAD-dependent oxidoreductase: MPLAKRAITEITLPPRNAKVLPPIDVLVVGGGPAGIGAALGAAKTGAEVLLVEQYGFLGGSATAGLVLTLASYHTSADTPLKRTCDLTMFPIDHGAGKPVIGGVLGKLVERMVLAGGAFAPSADTGFMVPFDPEVFKAVALDMMEEAGVELLFHAFASGVICDDDGRLGVVLESKSGPLFIQSKVIVDCTGDGDIAAFAGARYEVGRGMDRMVQPMTLMFALEGFMFERFRGFVEAHPDAWRGVEGLNELMEKAHAAGDLHVPREKALIFGSVHEGHVLVNSSRILNTLGTDVWDLTRAELVGRRQILELTKFFRKYVPGFEETYVEQSGILTNVRESRRIIGEYLLTAKDVLEAHKFEDTIALATYPIDLHNPKGKGTILRKIKPGQAYAIPLRSLIPIGVEYLLVAGRCISGTHVANASYRTMPVCVATGQAAGVCAALAARKHQSPRLIPAGLVQSELRRQGAILEVPK; encoded by the coding sequence TTGCCGCTGGCAAAACGAGCCATAACCGAGATAACTCTGCCCCCCAGAAACGCAAAAGTGCTTCCTCCCATCGACGTTTTGGTGGTGGGCGGTGGACCAGCAGGTATTGGTGCAGCGCTGGGAGCAGCCAAAACCGGCGCAGAAGTCCTGCTTGTTGAGCAATACGGCTTTTTAGGCGGCAGCGCAACCGCCGGGTTAGTTTTAACGCTGGCTTCATACCATACATCCGCTGACACACCCTTGAAACGTACCTGCGATTTAACAATGTTCCCAATCGATCATGGTGCTGGAAAACCAGTTATAGGCGGCGTTTTAGGGAAACTGGTGGAGCGGATGGTTTTAGCCGGCGGCGCCTTTGCTCCCTCTGCGGACACGGGGTTCATGGTGCCTTTTGACCCCGAGGTTTTCAAGGCGGTGGCTCTTGACATGATGGAGGAAGCCGGTGTGGAGCTGCTATTCCACGCCTTTGCCAGCGGAGTTATCTGTGACGATGATGGCAGGCTGGGGGTGGTTTTGGAATCCAAGTCGGGTCCACTGTTTATCCAATCTAAAGTTATCGTGGACTGCACCGGCGATGGGGATATAGCAGCGTTTGCCGGCGCCAGATACGAGGTGGGCCGAGGCATGGACCGCATGGTGCAGCCGATGACGCTTATGTTCGCGCTTGAAGGCTTCATGTTCGAGCGGTTCCGCGGATTCGTGGAGGCACATCCTGATGCCTGGAGGGGCGTAGAGGGCCTAAACGAGCTTATGGAAAAAGCCCATGCTGCTGGAGACCTGCATGTGCCCCGGGAAAAAGCTCTGATTTTTGGCAGCGTACATGAAGGCCATGTTTTGGTGAACAGCAGCCGTATTCTAAACACGCTGGGCACGGATGTCTGGGATTTAACCCGTGCAGAGCTTGTGGGGCGACGCCAGATTCTGGAGCTCACAAAGTTCTTTCGGAAATACGTGCCGGGTTTCGAGGAGACCTATGTGGAGCAAAGCGGCATTTTAACCAACGTGCGCGAGTCCAGACGCATAATCGGCGAGTACCTGCTGACGGCTAAGGATGTTTTGGAGGCGCATAAATTCGAGGACACCATCGCCCTAGCCACCTACCCCATCGACCTGCATAACCCCAAAGGAAAAGGCACCATTCTAAGGAAAATCAAGCCCGGACAAGCCTATGCGATTCCGCTGCGAAGCCTTATCCCCATCGGCGTGGAGTACCTGCTTGTGGCGGGACGCTGTATCTCAGGAACCCACGTGGCCAATGCATCCTACCGCACGATGCCCGTTTGCGTAGCCACGGGGCAAGCGGCGGGGGTCTGCGCGGCGCTTGCAGCCAGAAAACACCAAAGCCCACGACTGATACCCGCGGGTCTTGTGCAGTCTGAGCTCCGCCGACAGGGCGCTATCTTGGAAGTTCCCAAGTAG
- a CDS encoding ABC transporter ATP-binding protein — protein MATQDAAPMVLTHALEKTYLIGNSKLSVLQNINLAISPAKFAVLTGASGSGKTTLLNIISGIDRPTKGTVTVAGEELTGKNEDELSDFRCLHVGFVFQAYNLVSTLTVAENVAFPMEWLRKPPSEIEKRVSELLATVGLEHRQTHFPSQLSGGEQQRVAFARALANDPELILADEPTGNLDSKNAQKILQVLQFLKSQGKTVVVSTHDLAIRSLADQVFELKDGRMENGHE, from the coding sequence ATGGCTACACAAGACGCCGCGCCCATGGTCTTAACCCATGCTTTGGAGAAAACTTACCTGATCGGCAACAGCAAACTTTCCGTTTTACAAAACATTAACCTCGCCATTTCACCCGCGAAGTTCGCCGTGCTCACGGGGGCTTCGGGCAGCGGCAAAACGACCCTGCTTAACATCATCAGCGGCATCGATCGCCCCACCAAAGGCACAGTCACGGTCGCAGGCGAAGAGTTGACGGGCAAGAATGAGGATGAACTCTCGGATTTCCGATGCTTGCATGTGGGTTTTGTCTTTCAGGCCTACAACCTTGTTTCCACCTTGACGGTGGCGGAGAACGTGGCTTTCCCGATGGAGTGGCTGCGAAAGCCCCCCAGCGAAATCGAGAAACGCGTCTCTGAGCTGCTTGCGACAGTGGGCTTGGAGCATCGCCAAACCCATTTTCCTTCCCAACTCAGCGGCGGCGAGCAGCAACGCGTCGCCTTCGCAAGGGCACTTGCCAACGACCCCGAGTTAATTCTCGCTGACGAACCCACCGGCAACCTAGATAGCAAAAATGCCCAGAAAATCCTGCAGGTGCTCCAGTTTCTTAAAAGCCAGGGTAAAACCGTCGTGGTCTCAACTCATGACTTAGCTATCCGCAGTCTTGCAGACCAGGTTTTCGAGCTTAAAGACGGCCGCATGGAGAATGGGCATGAGTAG
- the mfnA gene encoding tyrosine decarboxylase MfnA yields MQENGQSKSKVLAELRKRGKADTRYDEGRILCSMCTKPHSVAKKAYRLFFDSNLGDSGLFPAAAQLEREVIADLASLLHCSGAGGFVVSGGTEANLLALQAAKTVAGLSEPEVVLPQSAHFSFTKICKLTNLKPIYAPLDDAFRADASAVEELINKNTVAIVGTAGSAEMGAVDPIDALSEVALAHGVHLHVDAAFGGLVIPFLKAKRALFDFQLKGVASVTVDPHKMGLAAIPAGGILFRNPEMLETLKVHTPYLSDAAQYTFVGTRSGASAASAWAVFRFLGQEGYRKIVAGCIKNTALLATGIHMLGLSLVCEPDLNVVAFRSGATKQLAQRLWKQGWFISYIPRYDCIRVVVMPHVKARHIRAFLEALKKENLQTPSREV; encoded by the coding sequence GTGCAGGAAAATGGCCAAAGTAAAAGTAAAGTCCTTGCTGAACTAAGAAAACGCGGCAAAGCCGACACACGCTATGACGAGGGCAGAATTCTCTGTTCCATGTGCACCAAACCGCATTCCGTAGCCAAAAAAGCCTACCGCCTCTTCTTTGATTCAAACCTAGGCGACAGCGGACTTTTCCCTGCCGCAGCACAGCTGGAACGCGAAGTCATCGCTGACCTTGCTTCACTGCTTCACTGCAGCGGCGCTGGGGGGTTTGTGGTTTCAGGGGGAACCGAAGCTAACCTGCTCGCGTTGCAAGCAGCCAAAACCGTAGCGGGCTTATCTGAGCCAGAGGTGGTTTTGCCGCAATCAGCCCATTTCTCCTTTACAAAAATCTGCAAACTAACCAACCTAAAACCCATCTATGCACCCCTCGACGACGCCTTCAGGGCAGATGCATCCGCCGTGGAAGAGCTAATTAACAAAAACACGGTTGCAATCGTGGGCACCGCGGGCTCCGCTGAGATGGGCGCAGTCGATCCGATCGATGCCCTCTCCGAGGTTGCGTTGGCGCATGGGGTGCATTTGCATGTTGACGCGGCATTCGGCGGCTTAGTGATTCCATTCCTGAAAGCTAAACGTGCCCTTTTTGATTTTCAGCTAAAAGGCGTCGCTTCAGTTACGGTGGATCCTCATAAGATGGGATTAGCGGCGATCCCCGCAGGCGGAATCCTCTTCCGCAACCCCGAAATGCTTGAAACCCTAAAAGTCCACACCCCCTACCTCTCCGACGCTGCCCAATACACGTTTGTAGGTACACGGTCCGGCGCGTCAGCGGCTTCTGCATGGGCCGTTTTTAGGTTTCTGGGACAGGAAGGGTACCGCAAGATAGTGGCTGGTTGCATAAAAAACACGGCATTGCTCGCTACGGGTATACATATGTTGGGGCTGAGTCTTGTCTGTGAACCCGACCTCAACGTCGTGGCCTTCCGAAGCGGCGCCACCAAACAGCTGGCGCAGCGGCTCTGGAAGCAGGGCTGGTTTATCTCCTATATTCCACGCTATGACTGCATACGGGTCGTCGTTATGCCGCATGTTAAAGCAAGGCATATACGGGCTTTTCTTGAGGCACTAAAAAAAGAAAACCTCCAAACACCCTCAAGGGAGGTTTGA
- a CDS encoding delta 1-pyrroline-5-carboxylate synthetase encodes MDIAVLKVGGSLAEYPLKLRLLAQKIGELSVNHRLVVVGGGGEFADVVRQLDGRFGLSDCASHRMAILGMDQYGLLLADIIPNAVVTGSIEETLDVLDKGGLPVFLPSTMLFRLDPLENSWDVTSDSIALYVAGRLGASRLLLLTDVDGVYTADPKVHADAELIGKLSADELSDFKQRTSVDRYLPKLIVQTQIDCYVVNGLYPERVAAVLQKQEGIYTKISGKTH; translated from the coding sequence ATGGACATCGCGGTTTTGAAGGTCGGCGGCAGCCTAGCCGAGTATCCATTGAAACTGCGGCTTTTAGCCCAGAAGATAGGGGAATTATCGGTTAATCACAGGTTAGTTGTGGTGGGGGGAGGCGGAGAATTCGCGGATGTTGTGCGGCAGCTTGACGGGCGCTTTGGGCTCTCAGATTGTGCGTCGCATCGGATGGCGATTTTGGGTATGGATCAGTATGGTTTGCTGCTGGCGGATATTATTCCCAATGCAGTAGTCACAGGCAGCATAGAGGAAACCTTGGATGTGCTAGATAAGGGGGGGTTGCCTGTTTTTTTGCCTTCAACTATGCTGTTCAGGTTGGATCCACTGGAGAATTCCTGGGACGTCACCTCAGATTCGATAGCGCTCTATGTTGCTGGGCGGCTTGGCGCAAGCAGATTGCTGCTGCTCACCGATGTAGATGGCGTTTACACTGCTGACCCTAAGGTACATGCGGATGCAGAGCTAATCGGCAAGCTTTCAGCTGATGAGTTGTCGGATTTTAAGCAGCGGACAAGCGTAGATAGGTACCTGCCCAAACTTATCGTTCAGACACAGATAGACTGCTATGTCGTTAACGGATTATACCCCGAACGAGTCGCCGCGGTGCTGCAGAAACAAGAGGGCATCTACACGAAAATCAGCGGAAAGACGCATTGA
- a CDS encoding ABC transporter permease, whose protein sequence is MSSGAGFPVNDLLRRRYQTGLVTATLTLSVASTLFLLLFSSRIGVGLAASTNAYTMGLTSVFSQFILFIGVLVFVVGAILTSFSVYVMMAQRTRDFGLIKAAGCPNSLIGGYFLTELLTVTTLACGLGVAFGFIADFAASSTVLGSYTLGNWWYAPIVAVAFFVLALFFGLQPMLKAAKMTAIEALSPISYYGSTVTGASKALSHSALTWRIAQRSMARRLSPIARLVFLLSIVFVLLTVSVAGGIIAKDTTTSWMSRSVDADAIAIAHPDLAEQYQLLLSKFVGAQEKGNFDYSNPDYGVPQALVEKLKALPTVDSLDRRLVRYEHIREISNFTVIDGKEASVGGRREADVLVIGVDPLQSAVAVKGRDLEEGAFEAVIGDSLSLTMYVPDRRHQINLSDPLVESLGFADVPFRIVGVCVDPINNGLVAYVPIDKMLNATETSDPNLLIIDLNGTVNREAAIAEIRSIVKQADSDLDVFDLQGVMNQNQAFLGGTWQTIMLLPLLSLASAALCLVSYMMLSVNEQRAEFGMLRAVGAKPRLIIHTCAIQSGLVLLSSFGVGLSFGVIATVLILMENPLITTATLLAIAFYLGSALAAMFLFSIYPAFKLAKSGILNIMA, encoded by the coding sequence ATGAGTAGCGGCGCAGGTTTCCCCGTTAATGACCTGCTGAGGCGGCGCTATCAAACAGGCTTAGTGACCGCGACTCTCACGTTGTCGGTTGCTTCCACGTTGTTTCTGCTGCTTTTCAGCAGCCGCATAGGCGTGGGTTTAGCGGCCTCCACCAACGCATACACGATGGGGTTAACTTCGGTGTTTAGCCAATTCATACTCTTCATAGGCGTCCTCGTGTTTGTGGTAGGCGCAATTCTAACCTCATTTAGCGTCTATGTAATGATGGCTCAGCGGACACGCGACTTCGGCTTAATCAAAGCCGCAGGATGCCCCAATAGCCTAATCGGCGGATACTTCCTAACGGAACTCTTAACCGTGACGACTTTAGCCTGCGGTTTAGGCGTGGCTTTCGGGTTTATCGCCGACTTCGCCGCTTCAAGCACGGTTTTAGGCAGCTATACCCTGGGAAACTGGTGGTATGCCCCCATTGTTGCCGTGGCGTTTTTCGTGTTGGCGCTGTTTTTTGGTTTGCAGCCCATGCTTAAAGCTGCAAAAATGACTGCTATCGAAGCCCTTTCCCCCATCAGCTACTACGGATCAACCGTCACCGGCGCATCGAAAGCGCTGTCGCATTCCGCGTTAACCTGGAGAATTGCGCAGAGAAGCATGGCGCGGCGGCTATCTCCGATTGCACGCTTGGTGTTTTTGCTCTCGATTGTTTTTGTTTTGTTGACTGTTTCGGTTGCCGGAGGAATCATAGCCAAAGACACAACGACGTCGTGGATGTCAAGAAGCGTCGACGCCGACGCCATCGCCATAGCCCACCCTGACCTAGCGGAGCAGTACCAGTTGTTGCTTTCAAAGTTTGTAGGTGCCCAGGAAAAAGGCAACTTTGACTACTCTAACCCAGATTATGGGGTTCCCCAAGCCCTGGTAGAGAAGTTGAAGGCTCTGCCCACAGTGGATTCCCTCGATAGACGCCTTGTCCGCTATGAGCACATTCGGGAAATCAGCAATTTCACCGTTATCGACGGTAAAGAAGCATCGGTTGGTGGCAGACGAGAAGCTGATGTGCTTGTGATCGGAGTGGACCCCCTGCAGAGCGCTGTTGCAGTCAAGGGCAGAGACCTCGAGGAGGGCGCTTTTGAAGCTGTCATCGGAGATTCCCTATCCCTAACTATGTATGTTCCAGACCGCCGCCACCAAATCAACCTGTCGGATCCTTTGGTTGAAAGCCTCGGATTCGCCGACGTCCCCTTCCGGATTGTGGGTGTCTGCGTTGACCCCATAAACAACGGTTTAGTAGCCTATGTGCCTATTGATAAAATGCTAAACGCCACAGAAACCAGTGACCCAAACCTGCTGATAATAGACCTTAACGGCACCGTGAACCGCGAAGCCGCCATAGCCGAAATACGCAGCATAGTAAAGCAGGCTGATTCGGACCTTGATGTTTTTGACCTCCAAGGCGTTATGAACCAGAACCAGGCCTTTTTGGGCGGAACCTGGCAGACAATCATGCTTCTGCCCCTGTTATCGCTGGCGTCGGCTGCCCTGTGTCTGGTGAGTTACATGATGCTTTCAGTTAATGAGCAGCGGGCCGAGTTTGGTATGCTGCGTGCGGTGGGTGCCAAGCCCCGCCTCATCATACACACCTGCGCTATACAAAGTGGCTTGGTGCTTCTGAGCAGCTTCGGAGTTGGTTTAAGTTTTGGAGTGATTGCTACTGTGTTGATTCTTATGGAAAATCCCCTCATAACAACAGCAACCCTGCTGGCGATTGCGTTCTATTTAGGCTCTGCTTTGGCTGCAATGTTTCTTTTCAGCATCTACCCCGCCTTCAAACTCGCAAAATCAGGGATCCTAAACATCATGGCTTAG